From Serinus canaria isolate serCan28SL12 chromosome 26, serCan2020, whole genome shotgun sequence, one genomic window encodes:
- the RHEX gene encoding regulator of hemoglobinization and erythroid cell expansion protein: MNLCACWIPAVTSFATLILYPLLLLTLYTMLSRKIAQHSCRMQVSSSPGEHPSPQPTPAPASAPGGDTAQNQPGAQKQPGAPNPAPAYAGSSDTSSDTSEDSDDPSCPQGRGSEKNINYTSLVFPGKGPEPGSARDYENVKSGMDYVNVDPKKRKTHFWPFSSPRASKGVEYTEVKL, from the exons ATGAACCTTTGTGCATG CTGGATTCCTGCTGTCACCTCATTTGCCACCTTGATACTCTACCCTCTCCTCTTGCTGACCCTTTACACCATGCTCAGCAGGAAAATTG cccagcattcctgcaggatgcaggtgagcagcagccctggggagcatcccagccctcagcccaccccagctccagcctcagcaccgggaggggacacagcacaaaaccagcCTGGGGCACAGAAACAGCCTGGGgcaccaaacccagccccagcctaTGCAG gGAGCAGTGACACATCTTCGGACACCTCAGAGGACTCAGATGACCCTTCCTGCCCTCAG GGCCGTGGCTCAGAGAAAAACATCAATTACACATCCCTGGTGTTCCCAGGGAAAGGCCCCGAGCCAGGCTCTGCCCGGGACTACGAGAACGTGAAGTCTGGCATGGATTATGTCAATGTGGacccaaagaaaaggaaaacacatttctggcccttctccagccccagggcatCCAAGGGTGTGGAGTACACCGAGGTGaagctgtga
- the LOC103822318 gene encoding vasopressin V1b receptor — protein MEPGWGWNSSHQSPPGHGQGLLSLAGHPNLTVLHTRDEELAKAEVGVLGTILAVATVGNLGVLLAMYRLRRKMSRMHLFILHLGLSDLGVALFQVLPQLLWKVTYRFLGPDPLCRAVKYLQVLSMFASTYMLMVMTLDRYLAVCHPLQSLQQPSRQAYTMIGATWLLSCLLSLPQVFIFSLREVRPGSGVLDCWADFGYPWGARAYITWTTLCIFVLPVGVLSVCYSLICHEICKNLKGKTQSGVPGTGGAVVGAPGGASAAGKGGQPSRVSSVRTISRAKIRTVKMTFVIVAAYVTCWAPFFSVQMWSVWDQDAPDDESTNVAFSITMLLASLSSCCNPWIYLFFSGHLLQDAGRCRGCWGRPRAGLHRPNSTGSLCSRKTTILSHSHQAGVPLHGDSARELYPPCDEGVTESGTL, from the exons atggagcccggctggggctggaacagctcccaccagagcccacctgggcacggccaggggctgctgagcctggcagggcacCCCAACCTGACGGTGCTGCACACCCGGGATGAGgagctggccaaggctgaggTCGGGGTGCTGGGCACCATCCTGGCCGTGGCCACCGTGGGCAACCTGGGCGTGCTGCTGGCCATGTACCGgctgaggaggaagatgagCCGCATGCACCTCTTCATCCTGCACCTGGGGCTGAGCGACCTGGGCGTGGCCCTGTTCCAGGTGCTGCCGCAGCTCCTCTGGAAGGTCACCTACCGCTTCCTGGGGCCCGACCCCCTCTGCAGGGCCGTCAAGTACCTGCAGGTGCTCAGCATGTTCGCCTCCACCTACATGCTGATGGTGATGACCCTGGACCGCTACCTGGCCGTGTGCCACCCCCTGCAGTcgctgcagcagcccagccgCCAGGCTTACACCATGATCGGGGCCAcctggctgctcagctgcctgctcagcctgcCCCAGGTGTTCATCTTCTCCCTACGGGAGGTGCGCCCGGGCTCGGGGGTGCTGGATTGCTGGGCGGATTTCGGGTACCCGTGGGGAGCGCGAGCCTACATCACCTGGACCACGCTGTGCATCTTTGTGCTGCCCGTGGGCGTCCTCAGCGTCTGCTACAGCCTCATCTGCCACGAGATCTGCAAGAACCTCAAGGGCAAGACTCAGAGCGGTGTCCCTGGCACGGGGGGAGCCGTGGTGGGTGCCCCTGGTGGTGCCAGCGCCGCAGGGAAGGGCGGGCAGCCCTCGCGGGTGAGCAGCGTGCGCACCATCTCCCGCGCCAAGATCCGCACGGTGAAGATGACTTTTGTCATCGTGGCCGCCTATGTCACCTGCTGGGCGCCCTTCTTCAGCGTGCAGATGTGGTCAGTGTGGGACCAGGATGCTCCTGATGATG AGTCCACCAACGTGGCTTTCAGCATCACCATGCTGCTGgccagcctcagcagctgctgcaacCCCTGGATCTACCTGTTCTTCAGCGGGCACCTCCTGCAGGATGCCGGGCGCTGCCGGGGCTGCTGGGGCCGCCCCCGGGCCGGGCTGCACAGACCCAACTCCACCGGGagcctgtgcagcaggaaaaccacGATCCTGAGCCACAGCCACCAGGCCGGGGTCCCCCTGCACGGGGACAGCGCCAGGGAGCTGTACCCGCCCTGCGACGAGGGCGTGACAGAGTCGGGCACGCTCTAG
- the LOC127060779 gene encoding vasopressin V1b receptor-like codes for MEPGWGWNSSHQSPPGHGQGLLSLAGHPNLTVLHTRDEELAKAEVGVLGTILAVATVGNLGVLLAMYRLRRKMSRMHLFILHLGLSDLGVALFQVLPQLLWKVTYRFLGPDPLCRAVKYLQVLSMFASTYMLMVMTLDRYLAVCHPLQSLQQPSRQAYTMIGATWLLSCLLSLPQVFIFSLREVRPGSGVLDCWADFGYPWGARAYITWTTLCIFVLPVGVLSVCYSLICHEICKNLKGKTQSGVPGTGGAVVGAPGGASAAGKGGQPSRVSSVRTISRAKIRTVKMTFVIVAAYVTCWAPFFSVQMWSVWDQDAPDDGEW; via the coding sequence atggagcccggctggggctggaacagctcccaccagagcccacctgggcacggccaggggctgctgagcctggcagggcacCCCAACCTGACGGTGCTGCACACCCGGGATGAGgagctggccaaggctgaggTCGGGGTGCTGGGCACCATCCTGGCCGTGGCCACCGTGGGCAACCTGGGCGTGCTGCTGGCCATGTACCGgctgaggaggaagatgagCCGCATGCACCTCTTCATCCTGCACCTGGGGCTGAGCGACCTGGGCGTGGCCCTGTTCCAGGTGCTGCCGCAGCTCCTCTGGAAGGTCACCTACCGCTTCCTGGGGCCCGACCCCCTCTGCAGGGCCGTCAAGTACCTGCAGGTGCTCAGCATGTTCGCCTCCACCTACATGCTGATGGTGATGACCCTGGACCGCTACCTGGCCGTGTGCCACCCCCTGCAGTcgctgcagcagcccagccgCCAGGCTTACACCATGATCGGGGCCAcctggctgctcagctgcctgctcagcctgcCCCAGGTGTTCATCTTCTCCCTACGGGAGGTGCGCCCGGGCTCGGGGGTGCTGGATTGCTGGGCGGATTTCGGGTACCCGTGGGGAGCGCGAGCCTACATCACCTGGACCACGCTGTGCATCTTTGTGCTGCCCGTGGGCGTCCTCAGCGTCTGCTACAGCCTCATCTGCCACGAGATCTGCAAGAACCTCAAGGGCAAGACTCAGAGCGGTGTCCCTGGCACGGGGGGAGCCGTGGTGGGTGCCCCTGGTGGTGCCAGCGCCGCAGGGAAGGGCGGGCAGCCCTCGCGGGTGAGCAGCGTGCGCACCATCTCCCGCGCCAAGATCCGCACGGTGAAGATGACTTTTGTCATCGTGGCCGCCTATGTCACCTGCTGGGCGCCCTTCTTCAGCGTGCAGATGTGGTCAGTGTGGGACCAGGATGCTCCTGATGATGGTGAGTGGTGA